A region of the Pricia mediterranea genome:
AATGGTGGTGTAGCCCGAAGAAGGGCAGCCTTTCAACCGCCGCCCGTAAACCCGTTGGCCACCCTCAATCCGAACGATATCGAGTCCATTCAAGTCTTGAAAGACGCTTCCGCCGCTGCAATTTACGGTTCGAGGGGCGGAAACGGGGTGCTTTTGATTTCGACCAAGAAGGCATCCCCCACCGAAGAAGGCCGGTATTCCTTTGACACATATATCAGTTTGCAGGATGTCGCGAACAGAATCGACCTGATGAATGCTCCGGAACTCATCGATTACACTAGGGATGCCCGAAACAACAATTACCTTGCGTCGGTTCCCGGAGCATCCATAGAGGATCCTATTGGTGAAGATGACAGGGGGAATGCCAATTATGAGCTTCCCGAATCTTTTATTAATTGGGACGGCACCGATACCGATTGGCAAGATGTTATATTTAAAACAGGACTGGTGAACAATTACAATTTCTCGTACGCATCCCCTTTAAAAAACAACACCAGTTTTTTTACCTCCGTGGGATATTATAGGCAAACGGGAGTGGTCGATAAAGCCAAGTTCGAGCGATACAACATGATGCTGAACCTGAATTCACAATTGACCGAAAAACTGAATTTAGATTTTAGGGTTGCCCCTACGATTACGGAAAACCAAAGGGTACCGGCTTCCGCTCCCTATTTCGCACGGCCACCGGGGATTATTTATTCGGCACTGGTGCATTCCCCAACGGTAGCCCCGTACAATGCCGACGGAACGATCAATCAACGCAACAACCAATCTTACCTAGGGGGCGGAACGACAACCGCCAGCAACCCCTTGGCCATTATACAAGCCATAGATGACGAGCTTTTCCAGTTTCAGACCCGAGCGTCGTTGGGACTCTCTTATGAGATTTTACCGGAACTTACGTTCAAGACTTTTGCCGGCACCTACCTCAACCTTTATAATCAGGACTTTTACAGGGGCAATACGCTGCTGTATAGAGATGCCTCGGACGGGGAGTCGTATGCTCAGGGCACTTCATCCACCGAAGTCAACTGGTTGTGGGAGAACACCCTAAACTGGGAAAAGGAATACGGCGACCACTTTATAAATGCCGTTTTAGGATATACCGCACAGAAAGACAATATTGTTGTAAAGCAAGTACTCGCCGACAATTTTCCGGATGATTTAGTGACGACCATCAGCGGGGGCCAGGTATTTGCCGGGACTTCGGCAAAGGAACAATGGACATTGGCATCCTCTTTATTTAGGCTGAACTACGCATTCAAGGACAAATACCTGTTTACGGGAACCTTTCGTTCCGATCGTTCGTCGCGGTTCGGGGCGAATAACCAAACAGGATATTTCCCTTCTTTTTCAATAGGATGGCGTTTGAACGAAGAAGCGTTTTTTCAACCCGTCGAGGCGATTTCAGAATTGAAGCTTCGACTGAGCTGGGGCGAAACAGGAAACTTTGAAATTCCCAATTACGGGGCAATCGGCCTACTCTCGCCCAACAATTACAATCTCGCAGGGAACGAGGTCAACGGACTGATTCAAAGTACGATTTCCAACCCCGAACTGACTTGGGAAAAATCCCAACAAACCAACGTAGGACTCGAATTCGGTATGTTCAACAACAGGGTCTTTCTGTTGGCGGATTATTACGCCACCAAAACATCAGACCTATTATTGAACGTGAGCATCTCTTCCGTTTCGGGCTTTCAGACCACCCTGCAGAATTTGGGCGAGGTGGAGAACAGGGGATTTGAATTGGCCTTGCGTACCAAGAATTTCGTAGGTGATTTTTCATGGGATACGGACATTAATTTTTCCTTAAATAAAAATGAGGTGCTCTCGCTGAACGAAAACAACGAGCCTATATTTTCGGCAGGTAGCGCCGGCGTAAGACATGTAACCAGAGTCGGTGACCCGATCGGAAGTTATTACGGTTATGTTGTCGATGGAATCTATCAAACGGAAGCTGAAATTTCCAGCGCCCCTACCGACACCCAAGCCCCAGACCCCGGCGTAGGTGATTTCCGGTTTAAGGATGTTGATGGCGATGGGCAAATCACTCCTGATGACAGAACGGTTACCGGCAGTTATTTTCCCGATTTCACCTGGGGCATCAACAACCGGTTGAGCTATAAGAACTTCGATTTCAGCTTTTTAATTCAAGGGGTTGAAGGCAATGAGATTCTAAACCTTACCTCGCGTCACTTAAAGAACGGGGAGGCGAATTTCAATTCATACGCCGTGTTCAACGATAGATGGCGTTCAGCTTCGAGCCCTGGCAATGGCGAAATTCCCCGAGCAGATAGGGCATCCGGTAATCATGGGAACAACAATAGACCTTCTTCCTTTCAAGTCGAAGACGGCTCTTTTATCCGCCTTAGAAATGTGACATTTGGATATTCCGTACCTACTAAAAGCATCTTGGGCGATACCGGCATAGATAGACTGCGATTTTATATTACGGGAACTAACCTTTTAACGATTACCGATTATTTAGGATACAATCCGGAAGTAAGCAACATTTCTACCAACAGCTTGACCCCGGGAGAAGACTATGGTGCCTATCCATTGACAAAATCGTTTACCATGGGCCTAAACCTAACTTTTTAATTTAAAAATGCAGAAGATGAAGAAAGTAATCATAGTACTCTTAATGCTAGGGGTGACATCGGCATGCAGCGAGGACTTTACCGAACTGTCCCCCGTCTCCAACAGAAATGAGGCCGATTTCTATAACAGTCCCGATGATTTTATCGCGGCCTTGAATGCAAGCTATTCAGGACTACAAGACCTCGGCGTATTCGGAAGGGCGTATTGGGCCTTGTTCGAAATGCGTTCCGACAACACTGATCAAGGGCCTGACGCGACCGGGCTGGCCAGACAATACACAGAAATCAACCAATTTACAGAAGATGCCCTGAACGAACAAGTTGACAATGCTTGGAGCGGATCGTACAAAGTAATTGCCAATTGCAATGTCATACTTGATAGAATAGAAAGCGTAACCGATATAGAGACAGGCCTTAAGAACAGAATTGAGGGCGAGGCCATTTTTCTTCGCTCCTTGATGTATTATCACCTGGCCATTGCCTTTGGCAACATTCCATTACAATTAACCCCGTTTAGTCCGGGAGATGGACTGACCCAAG
Encoded here:
- a CDS encoding SusC/RagA family TonB-linked outer membrane protein, yielding MKKEENSHTGGARRKSKTLLSWVFLLFLASYGHATTWTPNEQQVLSGTVMGEDGIPLPGASIVAKGSTVGTTTDFDGNFEISLPEGSTAIQVSYIGYKTKEIEVSGQTAVSITLVPDAAALEEVVVVGYGTLAKKRVTGSVISITPETIVEVPSLSPESAIIGQVAGVQVQETSGEPGASPNIRVRGSGSISAGNDPLFVIDGIPISRNLTSVGVNGGVARRRAAFQPPPVNPLATLNPNDIESIQVLKDASAAAIYGSRGGNGVLLISTKKASPTEEGRYSFDTYISLQDVANRIDLMNAPELIDYTRDARNNNYLASVPGASIEDPIGEDDRGNANYELPESFINWDGTDTDWQDVIFKTGLVNNYNFSYASPLKNNTSFFTSVGYYRQTGVVDKAKFERYNMMLNLNSQLTEKLNLDFRVAPTITENQRVPASAPYFARPPGIIYSALVHSPTVAPYNADGTINQRNNQSYLGGGTTTASNPLAIIQAIDDELFQFQTRASLGLSYEILPELTFKTFAGTYLNLYNQDFYRGNTLLYRDASDGESYAQGTSSTEVNWLWENTLNWEKEYGDHFINAVLGYTAQKDNIVVKQVLADNFPDDLVTTISGGQVFAGTSAKEQWTLASSLFRLNYAFKDKYLFTGTFRSDRSSRFGANNQTGYFPSFSIGWRLNEEAFFQPVEAISELKLRLSWGETGNFEIPNYGAIGLLSPNNYNLAGNEVNGLIQSTISNPELTWEKSQQTNVGLEFGMFNNRVFLLADYYATKTSDLLLNVSISSVSGFQTTLQNLGEVENRGFELALRTKNFVGDFSWDTDINFSLNKNEVLSLNENNEPIFSAGSAGVRHVTRVGDPIGSYYGYVVDGIYQTEAEISSAPTDTQAPDPGVGDFRFKDVDGDGQITPDDRTVTGSYFPDFTWGINNRLSYKNFDFSFLIQGVEGNEILNLTSRHLKNGEANFNSYAVFNDRWRSASSPGNGEIPRADRASGNHGNNNRPSSFQVEDGSFIRLRNVTFGYSVPTKSILGDTGIDRLRFYITGTNLLTITDYLGYNPEVSNISTNSLTPGEDYGAYPLTKSFTMGLNLTF